Proteins from one Streptomyces sp. NBC_00390 genomic window:
- a CDS encoding FG-GAP and VCBS repeat-containing protein has protein sequence MNLRITLATAAAAALTGGLLAATSGTASAAPSGLQGDFNGDGYRDVAVSAASATVNGYKNAGAVTVLYGSAGGAGAEKIQTLTQNSAGVPGTAETGDAFGGHLAAGDYNGDGYADLAVGSQREDVGSDTDGGAVTIVWGSATGLVGGTGVADPSPSSHDQFGAVVAAGDYNGDGKADLAISADNQKIDIYRGGFTKSGGTGGRYSLTAPVLAVPGFDIFYLAPGDVNKDGRTDLVVDGYEGDSPNEYSYNANYYLPGSASGLTTTGKVKLPAGVISDIGDANGDGYGDIVIGNSWDSGADSAGVAKGGAIKVVYGTSSGPNGGEITVHQDTLGVPGTAESKDNFGYEVSFGDINGDGRSDLAIGSPNEDVNGVANAGMVTVLYATETGFAETGNQGLDQDVPGVPGAGEAEDAFGGEVFLSDTNNDGKADLTVGVPWENARDGQIVAFRSNGTQIDPAGRSIGLGATGISAVGTPILGWLITG, from the coding sequence ATGAACCTCCGCATCACCCTGGCGACGGCCGCCGCGGCCGCCCTCACCGGCGGCCTGCTGGCCGCGACCTCCGGCACCGCCTCCGCCGCCCCTTCGGGGCTGCAGGGCGACTTCAACGGCGACGGATACCGCGACGTGGCCGTGTCGGCTGCGAGCGCCACCGTGAACGGCTACAAGAACGCGGGCGCCGTCACCGTTCTGTACGGCTCGGCCGGCGGCGCGGGCGCCGAGAAGATCCAGACCCTCACCCAGAACAGCGCCGGCGTCCCCGGCACCGCCGAGACGGGCGACGCCTTCGGCGGCCATCTCGCGGCAGGCGACTACAACGGCGACGGATACGCCGATCTCGCCGTGGGCTCCCAGCGGGAGGACGTCGGCTCGGACACGGACGGCGGCGCGGTCACCATCGTGTGGGGCTCCGCGACCGGGCTCGTTGGCGGTACGGGGGTCGCCGACCCGTCCCCCTCCAGCCACGACCAGTTCGGCGCTGTCGTCGCGGCAGGCGACTACAACGGCGACGGCAAGGCCGACCTCGCCATCAGCGCCGACAACCAGAAGATCGACATCTACCGCGGCGGCTTCACCAAGTCCGGTGGTACCGGCGGCCGTTACTCGCTCACCGCCCCGGTCCTGGCAGTGCCCGGATTCGACATCTTCTACCTCGCCCCGGGCGACGTGAACAAGGACGGCCGCACCGACCTGGTCGTCGACGGCTACGAGGGCGACAGCCCGAACGAGTACTCGTACAACGCCAACTACTACCTGCCGGGCTCGGCCTCCGGCCTCACCACCACCGGCAAGGTGAAGCTGCCCGCGGGTGTCATCTCCGACATCGGCGACGCCAACGGCGACGGTTACGGCGACATCGTCATCGGCAACAGCTGGGACAGCGGCGCGGACAGCGCCGGTGTGGCCAAGGGCGGCGCCATCAAGGTCGTCTACGGCACCTCCAGCGGTCCGAACGGCGGCGAGATCACCGTTCACCAGGACACCCTCGGTGTCCCCGGCACGGCAGAGTCGAAGGACAACTTCGGCTACGAGGTGAGCTTCGGCGACATCAACGGCGACGGCAGGTCCGACCTGGCCATCGGCTCCCCCAACGAGGACGTGAACGGCGTCGCGAACGCCGGCATGGTCACCGTCCTGTACGCCACGGAGACGGGCTTCGCCGAGACCGGCAACCAGGGCCTGGACCAGGACGTCCCGGGCGTGCCCGGCGCCGGCGAGGCGGAGGACGCCTTCGGCGGCGAGGTCTTCCTCTCCGACACGAACAACGACGGCAAGGCCGACCTGACCGTCGGCGTCCCGTGGGAGAACGCACGGGACGGCCAGATCGTGGCCTTCCGCTCCAACGGCACGCAGATCGACCCGGCGGGCCGGAGCATCGGGCTGGGCGCCACGGGCATCTCGGCCGTCGGCACCCCGATCCTCGGCTGGCTCATCACCGGCTGA
- a CDS encoding FG-GAP-like repeat-containing protein yields MRTRALLVTTLVTTALAAGLLTVTAGTAPAAPSGLQDDFNGDGYRDLAIGAPITNIGGHPGAGLVAVVHGGPNGLDKSKRTLISQATAGIPGVPEVNDHFGSALTTGDLDGDGYTDLVVGVPGERIGSTSTYGVITVAWGGPKGLTSATELATPLPAPRPELGRSLAVGDFDGDGSTDLATVNSGDIGGLHIFEGPFTRTGKATARTDVNLSDAGIGVDRVVAGNVDGDGASDLLVLGRDEAIDGLTGRSVLYRGGKTGLTMSGAVAGGPAAVIADVDKDGFGDIVTGNPAEKSAYNPDGGLGGAVTVAYGSAFGLSGRAPVHITQDTAGVPGTGESHDGFGTSLSSGDTDGDGYADIAVGVRDEALGSTPQAGQVVVLRGSATGLTGTGAKAFTQDTAGVPGTAEPFDHFGSSVRLLDSNKDRRAELAVGAPTENSYAGSVWLLKAGASGITATGSTSFGSTTLGGPSGLTHFGDVLAN; encoded by the coding sequence ATGCGTACGCGTGCGCTTCTCGTGACCACTCTCGTGACCACCGCCCTTGCCGCAGGCCTGCTCACCGTCACGGCCGGCACCGCCCCGGCCGCCCCCTCCGGGCTGCAGGACGACTTCAACGGCGACGGCTACCGCGATCTGGCAATCGGCGCCCCCATCACCAACATCGGCGGCCATCCGGGCGCCGGACTCGTGGCCGTCGTCCACGGCGGCCCGAACGGCCTCGACAAGTCCAAGCGGACCCTCATCAGCCAGGCCACGGCCGGCATCCCGGGCGTCCCCGAGGTCAACGACCACTTCGGCTCCGCGCTCACCACCGGCGACCTCGACGGCGACGGCTACACCGACCTCGTCGTCGGCGTGCCCGGCGAGCGGATCGGCAGCACCTCCACATACGGCGTGATCACCGTCGCCTGGGGCGGCCCGAAGGGGCTCACCTCCGCCACCGAGTTGGCGACACCGCTGCCCGCCCCGCGTCCCGAGCTGGGCCGGTCCCTCGCCGTCGGCGACTTCGACGGCGACGGCAGCACCGACCTGGCCACCGTCAACAGCGGCGACATCGGAGGACTGCACATCTTCGAAGGCCCTTTCACCAGGACCGGCAAGGCCACCGCGCGCACCGACGTCAACCTCTCCGATGCAGGCATCGGCGTCGACAGGGTCGTCGCGGGGAACGTCGACGGTGACGGGGCGAGCGACCTGCTCGTCCTGGGCAGGGACGAGGCCATCGACGGTCTCACCGGCCGCAGCGTCCTCTACCGGGGCGGGAAGACGGGCCTCACGATGTCCGGCGCGGTCGCGGGCGGCCCGGCGGCGGTCATCGCCGACGTCGACAAGGACGGCTTCGGCGACATCGTCACCGGCAACCCCGCGGAGAAGTCCGCCTACAACCCGGACGGCGGCCTCGGCGGCGCTGTCACGGTGGCCTACGGCAGCGCCTTTGGCCTCAGCGGCCGTGCCCCGGTCCACATCACGCAGGACACCGCCGGCGTACCCGGCACCGGCGAGAGCCACGACGGGTTCGGCACGAGCCTGTCCTCCGGCGACACCGACGGCGACGGCTACGCGGACATCGCCGTCGGCGTCAGGGACGAAGCCCTCGGCAGCACGCCCCAGGCCGGACAGGTCGTCGTCCTGCGCGGCTCCGCCACAGGACTGACCGGCACCGGCGCCAAGGCCTTCACCCAGGACACCGCGGGTGTGCCCGGCACCGCCGAGCCCTTCGACCACTTCGGCTCCTCGGTGCGGCTCCTGGACAGCAACAAGGACCGCCGCGCCGAACTCGCCGTCGGCGCCCCCACGGAGAACAGCTACGCCGGTTCCGTCTGGCTCCTCAAGGCCGGCGCGAGCGGCATCACCGCGACCGGCTCGACGTCGTTCGGTTCCACCACGCTCGGCGGCCCGTCCGGCCTCACGCACTTCGGCGACGTACTCGCCAACTGA
- a CDS encoding FG-GAP-like repeat-containing protein, with translation MPRHPRFRRALLCAATAAALTGGLLTAAAGTASAAPSGLAGDFNGDGYRDLAISAPAATVGGKEWAGHVAVVYGAATGLNPAKRTVISQNSPGVPGSAETDDQFGHKVAAADLNRDGYSDLIVTASKEDTEQGDDAGTVVVVWGSASGLSGGTTIKNPLALHGSYFGLSLAAGDFTGDGKPDLVIGAQGDSGNPPFKIRLIRGPFAKSGTTGSVTSYASPLEWPGLTAGRVNGDGKADLVVTGNKPESDDLGPAVYYQGSSSGLSKGATLRPGSVAAIGDLDGDGYGDIALGNAEEPEHEPSGSTGGELSIVHGTSTGPSATRRTTLTQNSAGVPGGSEHGDAFGQALAIGDLDKDGRADLSVGVPGETIGGEPDGIYGAGTITVLRGSATGLSTSGALLLSQDSPGVPGSAESIDGFGSQLFASDVNRDGRADLSAVASQENDDAGGLWHLPGAAGTLYSTTGSTSFGPGALGLSTAYSAFGSELAG, from the coding sequence ATGCCCCGCCATCCCCGCTTCCGCCGCGCCCTCCTGTGTGCGGCAACCGCGGCCGCACTGACCGGCGGCCTGCTCACCGCTGCCGCCGGGACCGCTTCGGCCGCCCCCTCCGGGCTCGCCGGCGACTTCAACGGCGACGGCTACCGCGACCTCGCGATCTCCGCCCCGGCCGCGACCGTCGGCGGCAAGGAGTGGGCGGGCCATGTCGCCGTCGTGTACGGCGCCGCGACCGGCCTCAACCCCGCAAAGCGCACCGTCATCAGCCAGAACAGCCCCGGTGTCCCCGGCTCGGCCGAGACCGACGACCAGTTCGGCCACAAGGTGGCCGCGGCGGACCTCAACCGTGACGGCTACTCGGACCTGATCGTCACCGCCTCCAAGGAGGACACCGAGCAGGGCGACGACGCCGGCACCGTGGTCGTCGTCTGGGGCAGTGCTTCCGGCCTCAGCGGCGGCACCACCATCAAGAACCCGCTGGCGCTGCACGGCAGTTACTTCGGGCTGAGTCTTGCGGCCGGCGACTTCACCGGCGACGGCAAGCCGGACCTGGTCATCGGCGCCCAGGGCGACTCCGGCAACCCGCCCTTCAAGATCCGTCTGATCCGCGGCCCGTTCGCGAAGTCCGGCACGACCGGCTCCGTGACCTCGTACGCGTCACCGCTCGAGTGGCCCGGCCTCACCGCCGGAAGGGTCAACGGCGACGGCAAGGCCGACCTGGTCGTCACCGGCAACAAGCCGGAGAGCGACGACCTCGGCCCGGCCGTCTACTACCAGGGTTCCAGCAGCGGCCTCAGCAAGGGCGCCACACTCCGCCCCGGCTCCGTCGCGGCCATCGGTGACCTGGACGGCGACGGATACGGCGACATCGCGCTCGGCAACGCCGAGGAGCCGGAGCACGAGCCGTCCGGCTCCACCGGCGGCGAGCTCAGCATCGTCCACGGCACGAGCACCGGCCCCAGCGCCACGCGTCGCACGACTCTGACCCAGAACTCCGCCGGCGTCCCCGGCGGGAGCGAGCACGGCGACGCGTTCGGCCAGGCGCTCGCGATCGGCGACCTGGACAAGGACGGCCGCGCCGACCTGTCCGTCGGCGTCCCCGGCGAGACGATCGGCGGCGAGCCCGACGGGATCTACGGCGCCGGCACGATCACCGTGCTGCGCGGCTCCGCCACCGGACTCAGCACGAGCGGCGCGCTGCTGCTCAGCCAGGACAGCCCGGGTGTCCCCGGCAGCGCGGAGAGCATCGACGGCTTCGGCTCCCAGCTGTTCGCCTCCGACGTCAACCGTGACGGCCGGGCCGACCTCAGCGCCGTCGCCTCCCAGGAGAACGACGATGCGGGCGGCCTGTGGCATCTGCCGGGCGCGGCCGGGACCCTCTACTCGACGACCGGCTCGACCAGCTTCGGACCGGGAGCACTCGGCCTCTCCACCGCGTACTCGGCCTTCGGCTCGGAGCTCGCGGGCTGA
- a CDS encoding FG-GAP-like repeat-containing protein: MRKHLRITLAAAAAAVLTGSLLAATAATASAAPSGLQGDFNGDGYRDLAIAAPIAKVAGKSGAGYVVVVYGTKSGLDKTKRTLISQDTAGIPGVPETGDYFGDRLTAGDLDGDGYTDLVVGVHGERIGSTDEFGVLTVVWGGADGLKTATDITSPLPQSRNELGWDVAAGDFDGDGSTDLAAVNISSPELNIFKGPVSRTGKAAALVGIDTMEETGINSDKLVAGDVNGDAATDLLVMGQELSGDNYRTRSVLYKGGASGLTPAGKVAGGYAGAIGDVNKDGYGDIVTGNFMEKSTTEPHGGLGGAITVTYGSATGLSTRTPVRINQDTTGVPGTAEKGDSFGWSLSAGDTNGDGYADIAVGSMGEALGSKTGAGSFHVLRGSASGLTGSGAKSFSQDTAGVPGSAEARDHFGASVRLVDSNADGRAELAAGAYAENAGAGSLWLFKTGTSGITATGSTTFGSTSLGGPSGLAYFGDELAH, translated from the coding sequence GTGCGCAAGCACCTCCGCATCACCCTGGCCGCCGCGGCCGCCGCCGTCCTCACCGGCTCTCTGCTCGCCGCGACCGCCGCCACCGCGTCGGCCGCGCCCTCCGGGCTGCAGGGCGACTTCAACGGCGACGGCTACCGGGACCTGGCGATAGCCGCGCCCATCGCCAAGGTCGCCGGCAAGTCCGGCGCCGGGTACGTGGTCGTCGTCTACGGCACCAAGAGCGGCCTCGACAAGACGAAGCGGACGCTCATCAGCCAGGACACCGCCGGTATCCCGGGTGTCCCCGAGACCGGCGACTACTTCGGCGACCGGCTCACCGCAGGGGACCTCGACGGCGACGGATACACCGACCTGGTCGTCGGCGTGCACGGCGAGCGGATCGGCAGCACCGACGAATTCGGCGTGCTCACCGTCGTGTGGGGCGGCGCTGACGGCCTGAAGACCGCCACCGACATCACCTCGCCGCTGCCCCAGTCCCGCAACGAGCTGGGCTGGGACGTCGCCGCCGGCGATTTCGACGGCGACGGCAGCACCGACCTGGCCGCCGTCAACATCTCCTCGCCCGAGCTGAACATCTTCAAGGGCCCCGTCTCCAGGACCGGCAAGGCCGCTGCCCTGGTGGGCATCGACACCATGGAGGAGACCGGCATCAACTCCGACAAGCTCGTCGCGGGCGACGTCAACGGCGACGCCGCCACCGATCTGCTGGTCATGGGCCAGGAGTTGAGCGGCGACAACTACCGCACCCGCAGCGTCCTCTACAAGGGCGGGGCGAGCGGGCTCACGCCTGCGGGCAAGGTAGCGGGCGGCTACGCGGGCGCCATCGGCGATGTGAACAAGGACGGCTACGGGGACATCGTCACCGGCAACTTCATGGAGAAGTCCACCACGGAGCCCCATGGCGGCCTCGGCGGTGCCATCACCGTGACGTACGGCAGCGCCACCGGTCTCAGCACCCGTACCCCGGTCCGTATCAACCAGGACACCACCGGTGTGCCCGGTACGGCGGAGAAGGGCGACAGCTTCGGCTGGAGCCTGTCCGCCGGTGACACCAACGGCGACGGATACGCGGACATCGCCGTCGGCTCCATGGGCGAGGCCCTCGGCAGCAAGACGGGCGCGGGCTCCTTCCATGTACTGCGCGGCTCCGCCTCGGGCCTCACCGGATCCGGCGCCAAGTCCTTCTCGCAGGACACGGCAGGCGTGCCCGGCAGCGCCGAGGCGCGTGACCACTTCGGCGCCTCGGTACGGCTCGTCGACAGCAACGCGGACGGCCGCGCGGAGCTCGCCGCGGGCGCCTACGCGGAGAACGCGGGCGCCGGTTCGCTCTGGCTCTTCAAGACCGGCACGAGCGGCATCACGGCGACCGGCTCGACGACGTTCGGCTCCACCTCGCTCGGCGGGCCCTCCGGCCTCGCGTACTTCGGCGACGAACTCGCCCACTGA
- a CDS encoding (Fe-S)-binding protein, with translation MQLAAIIVSLVLTVVGVALIARAVAQIYRFVKLGQPVPAGSRTDDPKARTVTLVKEFLGHTRMNRWGIVGFAHWFVAIGFLTLPPTLAQAYGQLFQADWTLPVLGGFLPFEMYIEFIGLMTVVGIAILIAIRLLNLPSRAGRKSRFAGSKAWQAYFVEYVILTIGLAILALRGLEGAIHHVDHYEPAYFVSYPLVLAFKGLSVSTLQNLIYFTAMIKIGTSLIWMITVSLNTNMGVAWHRFLGFPNIWFKRNADGATALGALQPMTTGGKLIDFEDPGEDDVYGVSQVEQFSWKGILDFSTCTECGRCQSQCPAWNTGKPLSPKLLIMSLRDHAHAKAPYLLAGGGKTMEGEEKASPEQLKDVPAAALAQAERPLIGTAEENGVIDPDVLWSCTTCGACVEQCPVDIEHIDHIVDMRRYQVMIESSFPSEAGTMLKNLEKKGNPWGLAKKQRVEWTKEVDFEVPIVGKDVEDLTEVDYLYWVGCAGALEDRAKKTTKAFAELLHMAGVKFAIMGGEEKCTGDSPRRLGNEPLFQQLGQENVAMLNMAFGEDDEDPATKKPKSAKKIVATCPHCFNTIANEYPQLGGEFEVIHHTQLLQHLIDEGKLVPVTPVDGLITYHDPCYLGRHNKVYTPPREIMSAVPGLRQQEMHRHKERGFCCGAGGARMWMEERIGKRINNERVDEALSLNPDIVSTACPFCLVMLTDSVNGKKNDGQAKETVQVVDVAQLLLDSVKTPPADPAPSEEPEGAPEPEPAK, from the coding sequence ATGCAGCTCGCCGCGATCATCGTGTCGCTGGTCCTGACCGTGGTCGGCGTTGCGCTCATCGCCCGAGCCGTCGCGCAGATCTACCGGTTCGTCAAGCTCGGTCAGCCCGTGCCTGCGGGCAGCCGCACCGACGACCCCAAGGCCCGCACGGTCACTCTGGTCAAGGAATTCCTCGGCCATACCCGAATGAACCGCTGGGGCATCGTCGGCTTCGCCCACTGGTTCGTCGCGATCGGCTTCCTGACGCTGCCCCCGACGCTGGCCCAGGCATACGGCCAGCTCTTCCAGGCGGACTGGACCCTGCCCGTCCTGGGCGGCTTCCTGCCGTTCGAGATGTACATCGAGTTCATCGGTCTGATGACCGTTGTCGGTATTGCCATCCTGATCGCGATCCGGCTGCTGAACCTGCCGTCCCGTGCGGGCCGCAAGTCGCGCTTCGCGGGCTCGAAGGCCTGGCAGGCGTACTTCGTCGAGTACGTCATCCTCACCATCGGTCTCGCGATCCTGGCGCTGCGGGGCCTCGAGGGCGCTATCCACCACGTGGATCACTACGAGCCGGCGTACTTCGTCTCGTACCCGCTGGTATTGGCCTTCAAGGGACTGAGCGTCTCCACGCTCCAGAACCTCATCTACTTCACCGCGATGATCAAGATCGGTACGTCGCTGATCTGGATGATCACGGTCTCGCTGAACACGAACATGGGTGTGGCCTGGCACCGCTTCCTCGGCTTCCCGAACATCTGGTTCAAGCGCAACGCGGACGGCGCGACCGCGCTCGGCGCGCTGCAGCCGATGACGACCGGCGGCAAGCTGATCGACTTCGAGGACCCGGGCGAGGACGACGTCTACGGCGTCTCCCAGGTCGAGCAGTTCTCCTGGAAGGGCATCCTCGACTTCTCCACCTGCACCGAGTGCGGCCGCTGCCAGTCGCAGTGCCCCGCCTGGAACACCGGCAAGCCGCTGTCCCCCAAACTCCTGATCATGTCGCTGCGCGACCACGCCCACGCCAAGGCCCCCTACCTGCTGGCCGGCGGCGGCAAGACCATGGAGGGCGAGGAGAAGGCCTCCCCGGAGCAGCTGAAGGACGTCCCCGCCGCCGCGCTGGCCCAGGCCGAACGCCCGCTGATCGGCACCGCCGAGGAGAACGGCGTCATCGACCCGGACGTGCTGTGGTCCTGCACCACCTGCGGTGCCTGCGTGGAGCAGTGCCCGGTCGACATCGAGCACATCGACCACATCGTCGACATGCGCCGCTACCAGGTGATGATCGAGTCCTCGTTCCCGTCGGAGGCGGGCACGATGCTCAAGAACCTGGAGAAGAAGGGCAACCCCTGGGGCCTGGCCAAGAAGCAGCGCGTGGAGTGGACCAAGGAGGTCGACTTCGAGGTCCCGATCGTCGGCAAGGACGTCGAGGACCTCACCGAGGTCGACTACCTCTACTGGGTCGGCTGCGCCGGCGCCCTGGAGGACCGCGCGAAGAAGACCACCAAGGCCTTCGCGGAACTGCTGCACATGGCGGGCGTGAAGTTCGCCATCATGGGCGGCGAGGAGAAGTGCACCGGTGACTCCCCGCGCCGCCTGGGCAACGAACCGCTGTTCCAGCAGCTCGGCCAGGAGAACGTCGCCATGCTCAACATGGCCTTCGGCGAGGACGACGAGGACCCCGCGACGAAGAAGCCGAAGTCGGCCAAGAAGATCGTCGCGACCTGCCCGCACTGCTTCAACACGATCGCGAACGAGTACCCCCAGCTGGGCGGCGAGTTCGAGGTCATCCACCACACCCAGCTGCTGCAGCACCTCATCGACGAGGGCAAACTCGTCCCCGTCACCCCCGTCGACGGCCTGATCACCTACCACGACCCCTGCTACCTGGGCCGCCACAACAAGGTCTACACACCCCCGCGCGAGATCATGTCCGCCGTCCCGGGCCTGCGCCAGCAGGAGATGCACCGCCACAAGGAACGCGGCTTCTGCTGCGGCGCCGGCGGCGCCCGCATGTGGATGGAGGAGCGGATCGGCAAGCGCATCAACAACGAACGCGTCGACGAAGCCCTCTCCCTCAACCCCGACATCGTCTCCACCGCCTGCCCCTTCTGCCTCGTCATGCTCACCGACTCCGTCAACGGCAAGAAGAACGACGGCCAGGCCAAGGAAACCGTCCAGGTCGTCGACGTCGCCCAACTCCTCCTCGACTCCGTCAAGACGCCGCCTGCCGACCCGGCGCCGTCGGAGGAGCCGGAGGGCGCTCCGGAACCGGAGCCGGCGAAGTAA